From the genome of Halobellus litoreus, one region includes:
- a CDS encoding TIGR00296 family protein: protein MSEAQTVRLSYDDGARAVELARESVESYVLHGQREQPGSMRDAFYARTGAFVRIRSTRGRGRLRGCAGAYRGSDQLGHAIVDAAIQAASENSCGSEIEQPELSNLTISVCVVCDYVQTDNPLDDVELGTHGVVVDNGNDHGWLYPTIPVENGWNEQQFLTHACRKAGISPLAWQDDDTTVTLFDGQVFRERADGGSVEEL, encoded by the coding sequence ATGTCCGAGGCGCAGACCGTTCGTCTCTCCTACGACGATGGGGCGAGGGCGGTCGAATTAGCGCGTGAGTCGGTCGAATCGTACGTTTTACACGGTCAACGCGAACAGCCGGGCAGTATGCGCGACGCGTTCTACGCGCGAACCGGCGCGTTCGTCAGAATACGATCGACTCGCGGACGCGGCCGTCTCCGAGGCTGTGCGGGCGCCTACCGCGGCAGCGACCAACTCGGACACGCGATCGTCGACGCCGCGATTCAGGCGGCCTCGGAGAACTCCTGTGGTTCGGAGATCGAACAGCCCGAACTCTCGAATCTCACCATCTCGGTCTGCGTCGTCTGCGACTACGTCCAGACCGACAACCCGCTCGACGACGTGGAACTGGGGACACACGGCGTCGTGGTGGACAACGGCAACGACCACGGCTGGCTCTACCCGACGATCCCCGTCGAGAACGGCTGGAACGAACAACAATTTCTCACGCACGCCTGCCGGAAAGCGGGAATCTCCCCGCTCGCGTGGCAGGACGACGATACGACCGTCACGCTGTTCGACGGACAGGTGTTCCGCGAGCGCGCCGACGGCGGCAGCGTCGAAGAACTGTAG
- a CDS encoding matrixin, protein MSTRSSRLVVIALALLLALSGCVGPVVETPSSDAAESDPRSTTPGDSDVRTTGTPSATTASTATATAAPETANPWGADPIVVGVRDAAATGREWTPLVREATDYWESNAERFAGYAVDYEVRPDASDPDLIVEFVDEVPECDGAADAAGCAPLIDDRRQIDRPETVFVQTGFADDSTVLVTEHELGHTLGLTHEDAPEGVMASRSVLYTEPRPNATERAFPWDDAEFTVYVDAANATDPAGARRQVDHALAYYEDGVEGMPTNLSFTTVDDPEAADVVVRSVETSPCGEGAASCGATTGPDPDGDGAIETYSRLRISLVDLDTDAVAWHVGYWLAYGFGAEDDAEKPPPFRDASYEDRRSEWWE, encoded by the coding sequence GTGTCGACTCGGTCGTCTCGGCTCGTCGTGATCGCACTCGCGCTTCTCCTGGCGCTGTCGGGTTGCGTCGGCCCCGTCGTCGAGACCCCGTCGAGCGACGCAGCCGAAAGCGACCCCCGATCGACGACCCCGGGTGATTCGGACGTCCGGACGACGGGGACCCCGTCCGCCACGACGGCTTCGACGGCGACGGCCACGGCGGCCCCCGAAACGGCGAACCCCTGGGGAGCCGATCCGATCGTCGTCGGCGTCCGCGACGCCGCGGCCACGGGGAGGGAGTGGACGCCGCTCGTGCGCGAAGCCACCGACTACTGGGAGTCCAACGCGGAGCGCTTCGCGGGCTATGCGGTCGATTACGAGGTCCGCCCCGACGCCTCGGATCCAGATCTGATCGTCGAATTCGTCGACGAGGTCCCCGAGTGCGACGGAGCGGCGGACGCGGCGGGCTGTGCGCCGCTGATCGACGACCGCCGGCAGATCGATCGCCCGGAGACCGTGTTCGTCCAGACAGGTTTCGCCGACGACTCGACCGTGCTGGTGACCGAACACGAACTCGGGCACACGCTCGGGCTCACCCACGAGGACGCTCCCGAGGGAGTGATGGCCAGTCGGTCGGTGCTCTACACCGAACCGCGGCCGAACGCGACCGAGCGCGCGTTCCCCTGGGACGACGCCGAATTCACGGTTTACGTCGACGCCGCGAACGCGACCGATCCCGCGGGCGCGCGGCGGCAGGTCGACCACGCGCTGGCGTACTACGAGGACGGCGTCGAGGGGATGCCGACGAACCTCTCGTTCACGACGGTCGACGACCCGGAAGCGGCCGACGTCGTCGTTCGCTCGGTCGAAACCTCGCCGTGCGGCGAGGGCGCCGCCTCCTGCGGTGCGACCACGGGCCCGGATCCGGACGGCGACGGTGCGATCGAGACCTACTCGCGGCTGCGGATCTCGCTCGTCGATCTCGACACCGACGCGGTCGCCTGGCACGTCGGCTACTGGCTGGCCTACGGCTTCGGGGCCGAGGACGACGCCGAGAAGCCGCCGCCGTTCCGCGACGCCTCCTACGAGGACCGACGCAGCGAGTGGTGGGAGTGA
- a CDS encoding MBL fold metallo-hydrolase has translation MDIRFLGGAREVGRSAILVNDSLLLDFGMLAGTPPRFPVDTPDPDAVVVSHGHLDHAGAVPALLSGSERPPIHWTPPTRELALTLARDTLKLHGGTLQCPFTETDVRRVTQISETHGYGETFEAAGHEVTFHNAGHIPGSAHVLVDDGETLLLYTGDFHTDDQRLVSGTTARPDADVVICESTYADVEHEDRANVEEQFAQSVETTLWEGGTVVVPAFAIGRTQEMLLVCEAHDIPCYVDGMGKDVTRMLLEHPEFVRDADALRRAKSHARFVTGRDGQRKRIAEQNAAIVTTSGMLSGGPAMTYVPEIRSNPTNKVTMTGYQVDGTPGRDLVETGSAEIDGRILPVAARVEQYDFSAHADRAGLRRFLNDYGDATILVDHGDRCAAFADELVADGFAATAPEIGETVVV, from the coding sequence ATGGACATCCGGTTTCTGGGCGGCGCTCGCGAGGTCGGACGCAGCGCGATCCTCGTCAACGACTCGCTGCTCCTCGATTTCGGGATGCTCGCGGGAACGCCGCCGCGGTTCCCCGTCGACACGCCGGACCCGGACGCGGTCGTGGTGAGCCACGGTCACCTCGATCACGCCGGGGCGGTTCCGGCGCTGCTCTCCGGTTCCGAACGGCCGCCGATCCACTGGACGCCGCCGACGCGCGAACTCGCCCTGACGCTCGCCCGCGACACGCTGAAGTTACACGGCGGCACGCTGCAGTGCCCGTTCACCGAGACCGACGTCCGACGCGTCACGCAGATCTCGGAGACGCACGGCTACGGGGAGACGTTCGAGGCCGCCGGGCACGAGGTGACGTTTCACAACGCTGGCCACATACCCGGCAGCGCGCACGTTCTCGTCGACGATGGCGAGACCCTGCTCCTCTACACGGGCGATTTCCACACTGACGACCAACGCCTCGTCTCGGGAACGACTGCGCGACCTGACGCGGACGTCGTCATCTGCGAGAGTACGTACGCCGATGTCGAACACGAGGACCGAGCCAACGTCGAGGAACAGTTCGCCCAGAGCGTCGAGACGACGCTCTGGGAGGGCGGGACCGTCGTCGTCCCCGCCTTCGCCATCGGGCGCACCCAGGAGATGCTGCTCGTCTGCGAGGCCCACGACATCCCCTGTTACGTCGACGGGATGGGGAAAGACGTGACGCGGATGCTGCTCGAACACCCCGAGTTCGTCCGCGACGCCGACGCGCTTCGGCGGGCGAAGTCGCACGCTCGGTTCGTCACCGGTCGCGACGGGCAACGGAAGCGAATCGCCGAGCAGAACGCGGCGATCGTCACCACGAGCGGGATGCTCTCCGGCGGTCCCGCGATGACCTACGTCCCCGAGATCCGATCGAACCCGACGAACAAGGTGACGATGACCGGCTATCAGGTGGACGGGACCCCCGGCCGCGACCTCGTGGAGACGGGCAGCGCCGAGATCGACGGTCGCATACTGCCCGTGGCCGCGCGGGTCGAACAGTACGACTTCTCGGCGCACGCCGATCGAGCGGGCCTCCGTCGGTTCCTGAACGACTACGGGGACGCGACGATCCTCGTCGATCACGGCGACCGCTGTGCGGCGTTCGCCGACGAACTCGTCGCCGACGGGTTCGCGGCGACCGCTCCCGAGATCGGTGAGACGGTCGTCGTGTGA
- a CDS encoding acetamidase/formamidase family protein: MSQQVVSELHVDEYTLGLVGPDQEWAGTVADGGTVRTHTPPACWGPMITPKFRGGHEVTKPIAVEGAEVGDAVAIKIRDVEVTSVATSTGSMDEREGAFGDDPFVDHKCPECGAAWPESVVEGTGEESIRCAECGANASSFAFEYGITTVFDDDYEVGITVDEDAAHGLAERAEEASALPENSRQHPILLYEPSEMPGTLGHLRPFVGNIGTTPPIELPDSHNAGDFGQFLIGAEHDWGLDSEDELDARTDGHMDINAVREGAILICPVKVDGGGIYVGDMHANQGDGELALHTTDVSGHTEFEVELIKDLDIGGPLLLPNEDDLSHISKPYTDEDKARGRELGAEYGVDVETDMGPIQVIGSGATVNDATDNAFDRAGDLLGMSEGEVRTRCTFTGGVEIGRLPGVVQLTMLAPMDVLDDRGVAHLVREQYGL, encoded by the coding sequence ATGTCTCAGCAAGTCGTTTCCGAACTCCACGTCGACGAGTACACGCTCGGGCTGGTCGGCCCGGACCAGGAGTGGGCCGGCACCGTCGCCGACGGCGGCACCGTCCGCACGCACACCCCGCCCGCGTGCTGGGGGCCGATGATCACGCCGAAGTTCCGCGGCGGCCACGAGGTCACCAAACCCATCGCCGTCGAGGGCGCGGAAGTCGGCGACGCCGTCGCGATCAAGATCCGTGACGTCGAGGTGACGAGCGTCGCGACGAGCACCGGGTCGATGGACGAACGAGAGGGAGCCTTCGGCGACGACCCCTTCGTCGATCACAAGTGTCCCGAGTGCGGCGCGGCGTGGCCCGAGAGCGTCGTCGAGGGGACGGGCGAGGAGTCGATCCGGTGTGCCGAATGCGGCGCGAACGCCTCGTCGTTCGCCTTCGAGTACGGCATCACGACCGTTTTCGACGACGACTACGAGGTCGGGATCACGGTCGACGAGGACGCAGCCCACGGCCTCGCAGAGCGCGCGGAGGAGGCGAGCGCGCTCCCCGAGAACTCGCGGCAGCACCCGATTCTCCTGTACGAACCCTCGGAGATGCCCGGCACGCTCGGCCACCTGCGGCCGTTCGTCGGGAACATCGGGACGACGCCGCCGATCGAACTCCCGGACTCGCACAACGCCGGCGACTTCGGACAGTTCCTCATCGGGGCCGAGCACGACTGGGGGCTCGACAGCGAAGACGAACTCGACGCCCGCACCGACGGCCACATGGACATCAACGCGGTTCGGGAGGGTGCGATCCTGATCTGTCCGGTGAAAGTCGACGGCGGCGGCATCTACGTCGGCGATATGCACGCCAACCAGGGCGACGGCGAACTCGCCTTACACACCACGGACGTCAGCGGACACACCGAGTTCGAGGTCGAACTCATCAAAGACCTCGACATCGGGGGCCCGCTCCTCCTTCCCAACGAGGACGACCTCTCGCACATCAGCAAACCGTACACGGACGAGGACAAAGCGCGCGGCCGTGAGCTCGGCGCAGAGTACGGCGTCGACGTCGAGACCGATATGGGGCCAATCCAGGTGATCGGGTCGGGCGCGACCGTCAACGACGCTACCGACAACGCCTTCGACCGCGCCGGCGACCTCCTCGGGATGAGCGAGGGCGAGGTCCGCACCCGCTGTACGTTCACCGGCGGCGTCGAGATCGGCCGACTCCCGGGCGTCGTGCAACTCACGATGCTCGCGCCGATGGACGTCCTCGACGACCGCGGAGTGGCGCACCTCGTGCGCGAACAGTACGGACTCTGA
- a CDS encoding MoaD/ThiS family protein, producing the protein MDVTVYGPLRSATGGKRVSVDFEGGTVRDAVDAVVAAYPRAEGHLFGADGRLAASVRLAVDGTAADPDDPCPADASLRIHPAMRGG; encoded by the coding sequence ATGGACGTCACCGTGTACGGACCGCTCCGGAGCGCGACCGGCGGCAAACGCGTCAGCGTCGACTTCGAGGGAGGCACCGTTCGCGACGCCGTCGACGCGGTCGTCGCCGCGTACCCGCGCGCCGAGGGGCACCTGTTCGGCGCCGACGGGCGGCTCGCAGCCAGCGTCCGCCTCGCGGTCGACGGGACCGCCGCCGATCCCGACGATCCGTGCCCGGCCGACGCGTCGCTTCGGATCCACCCCGCGATGCGCGGCGGCTGA
- a CDS encoding DUF5806 family protein, with amino-acid sequence MDDDSVEGSDDDPGEDGDDGFGDAGPASDDPAETTAAADPESEPAADGSETPADVRKYARFKKVDGAQYDRVNDFLRDRTYITAREWAIARLCADFRTETGVEMTKIGENLPELVPFMTDTYTPQAVNQARSSFEDKIRKSGATFLYGAMSGFFTAEELDELMYEVTEIAKFLLEVEGVDLSVEEEMETEERISSVMREVREASADLRAEELADEEGIGSDADPDDD; translated from the coding sequence ATGGACGACGACTCGGTTGAGGGCAGCGACGACGACCCGGGCGAGGACGGCGACGACGGGTTCGGGGACGCCGGCCCCGCGAGCGACGACCCCGCGGAGACGACCGCCGCCGCCGACCCCGAGTCCGAACCCGCCGCCGACGGTTCCGAAACCCCGGCCGACGTTCGGAAGTACGCCCGGTTCAAGAAGGTCGACGGCGCGCAGTACGACCGCGTCAACGACTTCCTGCGCGACCGAACGTACATCACCGCGCGGGAGTGGGCCATCGCCCGACTGTGTGCGGACTTCCGGACGGAGACCGGCGTCGAGATGACCAAGATCGGCGAGAACCTCCCGGAACTCGTGCCGTTTATGACCGATACGTACACGCCGCAGGCCGTCAATCAGGCGCGGTCCTCGTTCGAGGACAAGATCCGGAAGTCGGGAGCGACGTTCCTCTACGGGGCGATGTCGGGGTTCTTCACCGCCGAGGAACTCGACGAACTGATGTACGAGGTGACGGAGATCGCGAAGTTCCTCCTCGAAGTCGAGGGCGTCGACCTCTCCGTCGAGGAGGAGATGGAGACCGAAGAGCGGATCTCCAGCGTGATGCGGGAGGTCAGAGAGGCGAGCGCGGATCTCCGCGCGGAGGAACTGGCCGACGAGGAGGGGATCGGCTCAGACGCGGATCCCGACGACGATTGA
- a CDS encoding winged helix-turn-helix domain-containing protein: MTEEPTAHVELDDEALKAVANETRLRIVVDLGATVRDGAYGTRRFSELLDAVGVTDSGQLTYHLDKLREQEYVERTDEGYRLTLRGLRVYQFVRSGVLSRAPDIGPLTIDLTHDDCGEPLSVRYEDQRMYGECEACDEIIGVNPVQPSAFDPGDRESMSDAYRQRFWMDNFAMTQGFCPYCGGDVTTRIDYRHTEAVPTESQGEDPAITFTCEVCRWFINTTIEFPGYLHPAVVAFCHERGLDIREHNPVNLPLEFPEYVVHSEDPWRVAVTYAYDDDEITLTFDDDLTVHDVTVGADESGRPESE; this comes from the coding sequence GTGACAGAAGAGCCGACCGCTCACGTCGAACTCGACGACGAAGCGCTGAAGGCGGTTGCCAACGAGACGCGGCTTCGAATCGTCGTCGACCTCGGAGCGACCGTTCGAGACGGCGCGTACGGCACGCGCCGGTTCTCCGAGCTACTGGACGCGGTCGGCGTGACCGACAGCGGACAGTTGACCTACCACCTCGATAAGCTCCGCGAGCAGGAGTACGTCGAGCGGACCGACGAGGGGTATCGCTTGACGCTCCGCGGGCTGCGAGTCTACCAGTTCGTCCGCTCCGGTGTCCTGAGTCGAGCGCCGGACATCGGGCCCCTGACGATCGACCTCACGCACGACGACTGCGGCGAGCCGCTGTCGGTCCGCTACGAGGACCAGCGGATGTACGGCGAGTGCGAGGCGTGCGACGAGATCATCGGCGTCAACCCGGTCCAACCGAGTGCGTTCGATCCGGGGGACCGGGAGTCGATGTCGGACGCGTACCGACAGCGGTTCTGGATGGACAACTTCGCGATGACGCAGGGGTTCTGTCCGTACTGCGGCGGCGACGTGACGACGCGGATCGATTACCGCCACACGGAGGCGGTCCCCACCGAGTCGCAGGGCGAGGACCCCGCGATCACGTTCACCTGCGAGGTCTGTCGATGGTTTATCAACACGACGATCGAATTCCCGGGCTACCTGCACCCGGCGGTCGTCGCCTTCTGTCACGAGCGCGGCCTGGACATTCGCGAACACAACCCGGTGAATCTGCCGCTGGAGTTTCCCGAGTACGTCGTCCACTCCGAGGATCCCTGGCGCGTCGCCGTCACCTACGCCTACGACGACGACGAGATCACGCTCACGTTCGACGACGACCTGACGGTCCACGACGTCACGGTCGGAGCGGACGAATCCGGACGACCGGAGTCGGAGTAG
- a CDS encoding universal stress protein has protein sequence MRILLGVGGSDDSLRALERTIKRAREAGDELTVAILDEGGTDRSVDDVEADVRDALDAGGVDAEIRSVEGDPGSELVDIAESEGFDRIALSGGTTSPMGKIQLGSTAEFVLLNSHVSVSLIR, from the coding sequence ATGAGAATCCTCTTGGGTGTCGGCGGCTCGGACGACTCCCTCCGGGCGCTGGAACGGACGATCAAGCGGGCGCGCGAGGCGGGCGACGAACTCACGGTGGCCATCCTCGACGAGGGCGGGACGGACCGGTCCGTCGACGACGTCGAAGCTGACGTCAGGGACGCACTCGACGCCGGCGGCGTCGACGCCGAGATCCGTTCCGTCGAGGGCGATCCCGGCAGCGAACTCGTCGACATCGCCGAATCGGAGGGCTTCGATCGGATCGCGCTCAGCGGCGGGACGACGAGCCCGATGGGGAAGATCCAGCTCGGCAGCACCGCGGAGTTCGTTCTGTTGAACTCTCACGTCAGCGTCTCACTCATCCGATGA
- a CDS encoding GNAT family N-acetyltransferase, which yields MSRDRRFPDQVAGPFDGPPRRFEDREGREIEIRAHDGGDAEYEALASMYDEFDPADRAQGIPPSDERRIREWLDNIFCETCLNVIAWDGETAAGHATLVPDGDAYELAIFVLQAYQEAGIGTHLLEVLLGYGVESGVEKVWLTVERWNQPAVGLYKKIGFEVSDSESFEMEMAIRLTDGSDEGG from the coding sequence ATGAGCCGAGATCGACGGTTCCCCGACCAGGTCGCCGGACCGTTCGACGGCCCCCCGCGGCGGTTCGAGGACCGAGAGGGTCGCGAGATCGAGATCCGTGCACACGACGGGGGCGACGCGGAGTACGAGGCGCTCGCGTCGATGTACGACGAGTTCGATCCGGCCGACCGCGCCCAGGGGATTCCGCCGAGCGACGAGCGACGCATCCGCGAGTGGCTCGACAACATCTTCTGTGAGACGTGTCTGAACGTCATCGCGTGGGACGGCGAGACGGCCGCCGGACACGCGACGCTCGTCCCCGACGGCGACGCCTACGAGCTCGCGATTTTCGTGTTGCAGGCGTACCAGGAGGCCGGGATCGGAACGCATCTGTTGGAGGTGCTGCTCGGCTACGGCGTAGAGTCGGGCGTCGAGAAGGTGTGGCTCACGGTCGAACGGTGGAACCAGCCCGCCGTGGGACTCTACAAGAAGATCGGCTTCGAGGTCAGCGACTCGGAGAGCTTCGAGATGGAGATGGCGATCCGGCTGACGGACGGCAGCGACGAGGGCGGCTAG
- a CDS encoding universal stress protein, with the protein MTERRPLSVDLVLAPVDASDESADAVAYAAAIASKYDATVHVVHVLGEEVVREIENGVVDDAQVAADGEAIMEAAERIAAEHDVPLSTSVAYGFSTKMKLRHPGSVVLDTAEELDADFLVVPREPVSGDPGEVLAKAAEYVLLYASQPVLSV; encoded by the coding sequence ATGACCGAACGCCGACCGCTGTCCGTCGACCTCGTGCTCGCCCCGGTGGACGCGAGCGACGAGTCGGCCGACGCGGTAGCGTACGCCGCTGCGATCGCTTCAAAGTACGACGCGACGGTCCACGTCGTTCACGTGCTGGGCGAGGAAGTCGTTCGAGAGATCGAGAACGGCGTCGTCGACGACGCGCAGGTCGCCGCCGACGGCGAGGCGATTATGGAGGCGGCCGAGCGGATCGCCGCCGAACACGACGTCCCGCTGTCGACCTCCGTCGCGTACGGCTTCTCGACGAAGATGAAGCTCAGACACCCCGGGAGCGTCGTCCTCGACACCGCCGAGGAACTCGACGCCGACTTCCTCGTCGTTCCCCGCGAGCCGGTTTCGGGCGATCCGGGCGAAGTGCTCGCGAAGGCCGCAGAATACGTGCTCCTGTACGCGAGCCAGCCGGTGCTGTCGGTCTGA
- a CDS encoding ABC transporter substrate-binding protein has product MAESSKGCGVRRREMLGALGAGAAASVGGCLRRARSIAGWESMERVSLRIKTLPADADPYALHTARALTSWYQAAGIDAQVVPVSEEELLRQVLLSKDFDIFLIRTATIQRDPDIFYPLLHSRFADARGRQNPFGYTDLDVDEWLERQRRATGERRREIVAELQRSIARSQPFTVIGFPDEIRAARRANYTNWRSANLRAPQGYLTLKRGGEGPSETNEANAGDEEAVLRVVGTDRRATENLNPLSVEYRRSGVLTGLLYDSLGRVTSEGTTPWLAASWAFSETGDDPRAAVRLRSGQTWHDGEPLTAEDIAFTYALLADTSLGSSEGQDGETAAETRVPAPRFQGRSGLVEDVQAAESDVAVFRFRDCSPRVATRAFTVPILPKHVWQARTGPASISGIEVGSATEALVTNNIPPVGSGPLRFVQNTPRESLVLETTGNHFLFDERDAGEREVVGPPEFDRLEIQVVGSDDAAVGVVAEGDADVTGTPVGADTVPRIGRTGGLELLVNRSAAPYIVGYNTQIPPLTNPRFRHTLARLVDRSHIAADVFNGYARPAVSLLEGTEWVPDDLRWDGTDPVTPFLGTEGELNIPQVRSEFRNAGFQYEAEKLVRMT; this is encoded by the coding sequence ATGGCGGAGTCGTCGAAGGGGTGCGGGGTTCGACGCCGGGAGATGCTCGGAGCGCTCGGAGCGGGAGCGGCAGCGAGCGTCGGCGGCTGTCTCCGTCGCGCCCGTTCGATCGCGGGGTGGGAGTCGATGGAGCGCGTCTCACTCCGGATCAAGACCCTCCCCGCCGACGCGGACCCGTACGCCCTCCACACGGCGCGGGCACTCACGTCGTGGTACCAGGCGGCCGGCATCGACGCGCAGGTGGTTCCGGTGTCGGAGGAAGAACTCCTCCGCCAGGTGCTCTTGAGCAAGGACTTCGACATCTTTCTGATCCGGACGGCGACGATCCAGCGGGATCCAGATATCTTCTATCCACTGTTGCACTCGCGGTTCGCCGACGCTCGTGGGAGGCAAAACCCCTTCGGATACACAGATCTCGACGTCGACGAGTGGCTGGAGCGACAGCGACGCGCGACCGGCGAGCGGAGGCGAGAAATCGTCGCCGAGTTACAGCGATCGATCGCTCGGTCACAGCCGTTCACCGTTATCGGGTTCCCCGACGAGATCCGGGCCGCACGGCGGGCGAACTACACGAACTGGCGGAGCGCGAACCTCAGAGCACCGCAGGGCTATCTGACGCTTAAACGGGGTGGCGAAGGCCCGTCTGAGACGAACGAGGCGAACGCGGGCGACGAAGAGGCGGTCCTCAGGGTGGTCGGGACCGATCGTCGTGCGACGGAGAACCTGAATCCGCTCTCCGTGGAGTATCGACGGTCCGGCGTGCTGACTGGCCTGTTGTACGACTCCCTCGGGCGGGTCACCTCCGAAGGGACGACACCGTGGCTCGCAGCGTCCTGGGCGTTCTCCGAGACCGGCGACGACCCCCGAGCAGCGGTGCGGTTGCGTTCGGGACAGACGTGGCACGACGGAGAACCGCTGACGGCCGAGGACATCGCCTTCACCTACGCGCTGCTGGCGGACACGTCGCTCGGTTCCTCGGAAGGACAGGACGGTGAGACGGCGGCGGAGACGCGGGTGCCCGCCCCCCGGTTTCAGGGTCGAAGCGGACTCGTCGAGGACGTCCAGGCCGCGGAGTCGGACGTCGCAGTCTTCCGGTTCCGCGACTGTTCTCCCCGAGTGGCGACGCGTGCGTTCACCGTGCCGATCCTGCCGAAGCACGTCTGGCAGGCGCGGACGGGTCCGGCCTCGATCAGCGGGATCGAAGTCGGGAGTGCGACGGAGGCGCTCGTGACGAACAACATCCCACCCGTCGGAAGCGGACCGCTCCGGTTCGTACAGAACACGCCTCGGGAATCGCTAGTCCTCGAGACCACGGGGAACCACTTCCTCTTCGACGAAAGGGATGCGGGCGAGCGGGAGGTGGTCGGTCCGCCAGAATTCGATCGCTTGGAGATACAGGTGGTCGGGTCCGACGACGCCGCCGTCGGCGTCGTCGCCGAGGGCGATGCCGACGTGACCGGCACGCCCGTCGGCGCGGACACGGTGCCCCGTATCGGTCGCACGGGCGGGCTCGAACTCCTCGTAAACCGGTCGGCGGCACCGTACATCGTCGGCTACAACACGCAGATTCCACCGCTCACGAACCCGCGGTTCAGGCACACTCTCGCGCGTCTGGTGGACCGCTCACACATCGCCGCCGACGTGTTCAACGGCTACGCGCGTCCCGCAGTGAGCCTTCTCGAAGGGACCGAGTGGGTGCCGGACGATCTCCGGTGGGACGGGACCGATCCGGTGACGCCGTTCCTCGGGACGGAGGGCGAACTGAACATCCCGCAGGTCAGATCGGAGTTTCGAAACGCCGGATTCCAGTACGAAGCGGAGAAACTCGTGAGGATGACATAA
- a CDS encoding phosphatase PAP2 family protein, which translates to MALADVVFQLGLVVVAGHLLAMLFVVERSGRRRSRGLVSLVDRIRSNLTAVAPTLGALAAVLAVNKVVRDVGVELSWLIGINLTGNIYLLESQFVATIQRFAHPALTAYFGFVYVFGYTFLLTFPVLAYAICERARPLRVLFRAYILNYGIGLLCYVLFVAYGPRNFMPELVEPLLYASWPQSQLLVQQVNVNTNVFPSLHASLSATVALLAYRFRAVYARWLPVATALAVSITVSTMYLGIHWATDVVAGIVVAWVSVELAERTEEGTIREPLRRLQGRESEAVRR; encoded by the coding sequence ATGGCACTCGCCGACGTGGTGTTCCAGCTCGGTCTCGTGGTGGTTGCCGGTCATCTACTCGCGATGCTGTTCGTGGTCGAGCGGAGCGGTCGACGGCGGAGTCGCGGACTCGTCTCGCTGGTCGATCGGATCCGATCGAATCTGACCGCGGTCGCGCCCACCCTCGGCGCCCTCGCCGCCGTCCTCGCCGTCAACAAGGTCGTCCGCGACGTCGGGGTCGAGCTGTCGTGGCTCATCGGGATCAACCTGACCGGGAACATCTACCTGCTCGAATCGCAGTTCGTCGCGACGATCCAGCGCTTCGCACACCCGGCGCTGACGGCGTACTTCGGGTTCGTGTACGTGTTCGGCTACACGTTCCTCCTGACGTTCCCCGTGCTCGCGTACGCGATCTGCGAACGGGCTCGACCGCTGCGAGTGCTGTTTCGCGCGTACATCCTCAACTACGGGATCGGCCTCCTCTGCTACGTCCTGTTCGTCGCGTACGGCCCGCGGAACTTTATGCCGGAACTGGTCGAACCGCTGCTGTACGCGAGTTGGCCGCAGTCGCAGTTGCTCGTTCAACAGGTCAACGTGAACACGAACGTGTTCCCGTCGCTGCACGCCTCGCTGTCTGCGACGGTCGCGCTCCTCGCGTACCGGTTCCGCGCGGTGTATGCCCGCTGGCTTCCGGTCGCGACGGCGCTTGCGGTCTCGATCACCGTCTCGACGATGTATCTCGGCATCCATTGGGCGACCGACGTCGTCGCCGGAATCGTCGTCGCGTGGGTGAGCGTCGAGCTCGCCGAGCGGACCGAGGAGGGGACGATCCGCGAACCGCTACGCCGACTGCAGGGGCGCGAAAGTGAGGCGGTTCGGCGGTGA